From Eretmochelys imbricata isolate rEreImb1 chromosome 26, rEreImb1.hap1, whole genome shotgun sequence, the proteins below share one genomic window:
- the CKAP2L gene encoding cytoskeleton-associated protein 2-like isoform X1, protein MGRARATAAQEERQNKLQEYLAAKGKLKCPNTKPYLKDRTNQPNPQLPPLSKSGPVVQPKKDVLSKVSKCIPKNHAPAVKNTRSAGHALQHRSSNAPGSQRPKTVPPNLLGKSTGPPANLLPNKSHCVQLNRMASSSTCHQLNQVQETGKSENPGTVTDQRAVMLTQTGKDPQCGEHHSVTENLQKMVDCDKVNLPSKTTLESSENRTESGLDIKVQSRTGLNKPERKIGLVHRHTLGTAPRNNVGLKDRVTACWTSKELIQNKLAKSPPGCKIMYPQRPSSKALGSVPPSQIFTVSRTWLSKKSGAEKQCLHPSFVRQNTVKLQAVGRLGLGRQATQKQYVKHSRTCKTPGALEVGRSKQQARAGQDLKLTRCPINSHVSKRPSVMELKAKSKPMSERPNSKTSGTANWQMNATKGKQCIKDLKKASQTYNTKSKSTLPRNCTASTCMSRDQASVGMLRNMRETTKRELLRVREVPGNQDPKTPAPENRKKQLEQWLASKGKSYKRPPMTLPAKKPTRTMMNLSFWDGMEEEEEEKRKQLCVSDKINSMLAECLELVEKGFPSEELFTTLSSVPEAEKFAKFWICKAKLLARNGTIDMTGLYKAAVCAGAAPIQELREVVVEFLKNTDNASQGVPADPSAEVSSLIVEDTAEQPVLQGPRTPCPSLREQAVATPQSSLRFLTSKPVSLVKLQVVPVPRIKGLSDMQDWKFLTPVRRSLRIEHAISRYPEMLKEHDTVVSSLDEIMAMEDVSQFVFRKNEALLEEEDLEL, encoded by the exons ACCCTATTTAAAGGACCGGACCAATCAGCCAAATCCACAGTTACCACCACTTTCTAAATCAGGGCCT GTTGTCCAGCCCAAGAAGGATGTTCTCTCAAAAGTGTCCAAATGCATACCGAAGAATCATGCACCTGCTGTCAAAAATACAAGAAGTGCAGGTCATGCTCTTCAGCACAGGTCCTCAAATGCCCCTGGGTCCCAGAGGCCAAAGACTGTACCTCCCAACCTTCTGGGAAAGAGTACAGGGCCACCTGCCAACCTTCTGCCAAACAAAAGCCATTGTGTGCAATTGAACAGAATGGCATCATCTTCTACCTGTCATCAGTTAAATCAAGTACAAGAGACTGGGAAATCTGAAAATCCGGGGACAGTCACAGATCAAAGGGCTGTAATGTTGACCCAGACTGGAAAAGATCCCCAGTGTGGGGAGCACCACTCAGTAACTGAGAATTTGCAAAAAATGGTAGACTGTGATAAAGTAAACCTTCCTAGTAAAACCACTCTAGAATCTTCTGAGAACAGGACAGAGTCTGGGCTGGACATCAAAGTACAATCTAGGACTGGTTTAAACAAGCCAGAGAGGAAAATAGGTTTGGTTCACAGACATACCTTGGGCACAGCTCCAAGGAACAATGTGGGTCTGAAAGACCGAGTTACTGCCTGTTGGACCAGTAAGGAACTAATTCAGAATAAACTAGCAAAATCTCCACCTGGCTGTAAAATCATGTATCCTCAAAGACCAAGCAGCAAAGCCCTGGGGTCAGTGCCTCCTTCCCAGATATTTACTGTTTCTAGAACTTGGCTATCCAAGAAATCAGGTGCAGAAAAACAGTGTCTACATCCCAGTTTTGTGAGACAAAACACAGTGAAATTACAGGCAGTTGGAAGGCTCggtcttggaagacaggccacaCAAAAGCAATATGTGAAGCACTCAAGAACATGTAAAACTCCTGGTGCTCTGGAAGTTGGAAGGTCCAAACAACAGGCTAGAGCTGGACAAGATTTGAAACTGACAAGGTGTCCCATAAATTCTCATGTTTCCAAGAGGCCCTCTGTGATGGAACTGAAAGCAAAATCAAAACCCATGTCAGAGAGACCCAATTCAAAAACAAGTGGCACAGCCAACTGGCAAATGAATGCAACAAAAGGGAAGCAGTGCATTAAAGACTTGAAGAAAGCTTCTCAGACTTATAATACAAAATCCAAAAGCACTCTCCCCAGAAACTGTACTGCAAGCACATGCATGTCCAGAGACCAAGCCAGTGTTGGCATGCTTAGGAATATGAGAGAAACAACCAAGCGAGAGCTGTTAAGGGTAAGAGAGGTTCCGGGTAATCAGGATCCCAAGACCCCAGCTCCTGAGAATCGCAA GAAGCAACTGGAGCAGTGGCTGGCATCCAAAGGGAAATCATATAAACGTCCACCCATGACACTGCCTGCTAAAAAGCCAACCAGGACGATGATGAACCTGTCCTTCTGGGAtggcatggaggaggaggaggaggagaagagaaagcAGCTCTGCGTGTCGGACAAGATCAACAGCATGTTGGCAGAGTGTCTGGAACTCGTTGAGAAG GGATTTCCTTCAGAGGAGCTCTTCACCACACTGTCCAGTGTTCCAGAGGCAGAGAAGTTTGCAAAGTTCTGGATATGTAAGGCAAAGCTGCTGGCTCGTAATGGCACCATTGACATGACTGGGTTGTATAAAGCAGCGGTCTGTGCTGGTGCTGCG cCAATCCAGGAGCTGAGAGAAGTTGTTGttgaatttttgaaaaatacaGACAATGCATCCCAAG GGGTCCCTGCAGACCCTTCTGCTGAAGTCAGCTCTCTCATAGTGGAGGATACAGCTGAACAGCCAGTGCTTCAGGGGCCCAGAACTCCTTGCCCTAGCTTGAGAGAGCAGGCTGTGGCAACTCCACAATCCAGTTTAAGGTTCTTGACTAGCAAGCCAGTCTCCTTGGTCAAGTTACAAGTTGTCCCAGTGCCCAG AATAAAGGGACTGTCTGATATGCAAGACTGGAAATTCTTAACCCCAGTGCGGCGTTCTCTGCGGATAGAGCATGCCATATCCCGCTACCCAGAGATGCTGAAGGAACATGACACTGTAGTGTCTTCCCTTGATGAAATAATGGCCATGGAGGATGTGAGCCAGTTCGTGTTTCGTAAAAATGAGGCCCTGCTGGAAGAGGAGGACCTGGAGCTTTAG
- the CKAP2L gene encoding cytoskeleton-associated protein 2-like isoform X2 yields MTRMCRSWYHGPYLKDRTNQPNPQLPPLSKSGPVVQPKKDVLSKVSKCIPKNHAPAVKNTRSAGHALQHRSSNAPGSQRPKTVPPNLLGKSTGPPANLLPNKSHCVQLNRMASSSTCHQLNQVQETGKSENPGTVTDQRAVMLTQTGKDPQCGEHHSVTENLQKMVDCDKVNLPSKTTLESSENRTESGLDIKVQSRTGLNKPERKIGLVHRHTLGTAPRNNVGLKDRVTACWTSKELIQNKLAKSPPGCKIMYPQRPSSKALGSVPPSQIFTVSRTWLSKKSGAEKQCLHPSFVRQNTVKLQAVGRLGLGRQATQKQYVKHSRTCKTPGALEVGRSKQQARAGQDLKLTRCPINSHVSKRPSVMELKAKSKPMSERPNSKTSGTANWQMNATKGKQCIKDLKKASQTYNTKSKSTLPRNCTASTCMSRDQASVGMLRNMRETTKRELLRVREVPGNQDPKTPAPENRKKQLEQWLASKGKSYKRPPMTLPAKKPTRTMMNLSFWDGMEEEEEEKRKQLCVSDKINSMLAECLELVEKGFPSEELFTTLSSVPEAEKFAKFWICKAKLLARNGTIDMTGLYKAAVCAGAAPIQELREVVVEFLKNTDNASQGVPADPSAEVSSLIVEDTAEQPVLQGPRTPCPSLREQAVATPQSSLRFLTSKPVSLVKLQVVPVPRIKGLSDMQDWKFLTPVRRSLRIEHAISRYPEMLKEHDTVVSSLDEIMAMEDVSQFVFRKNEALLEEEDLEL; encoded by the exons ACCCTATTTAAAGGACCGGACCAATCAGCCAAATCCACAGTTACCACCACTTTCTAAATCAGGGCCT GTTGTCCAGCCCAAGAAGGATGTTCTCTCAAAAGTGTCCAAATGCATACCGAAGAATCATGCACCTGCTGTCAAAAATACAAGAAGTGCAGGTCATGCTCTTCAGCACAGGTCCTCAAATGCCCCTGGGTCCCAGAGGCCAAAGACTGTACCTCCCAACCTTCTGGGAAAGAGTACAGGGCCACCTGCCAACCTTCTGCCAAACAAAAGCCATTGTGTGCAATTGAACAGAATGGCATCATCTTCTACCTGTCATCAGTTAAATCAAGTACAAGAGACTGGGAAATCTGAAAATCCGGGGACAGTCACAGATCAAAGGGCTGTAATGTTGACCCAGACTGGAAAAGATCCCCAGTGTGGGGAGCACCACTCAGTAACTGAGAATTTGCAAAAAATGGTAGACTGTGATAAAGTAAACCTTCCTAGTAAAACCACTCTAGAATCTTCTGAGAACAGGACAGAGTCTGGGCTGGACATCAAAGTACAATCTAGGACTGGTTTAAACAAGCCAGAGAGGAAAATAGGTTTGGTTCACAGACATACCTTGGGCACAGCTCCAAGGAACAATGTGGGTCTGAAAGACCGAGTTACTGCCTGTTGGACCAGTAAGGAACTAATTCAGAATAAACTAGCAAAATCTCCACCTGGCTGTAAAATCATGTATCCTCAAAGACCAAGCAGCAAAGCCCTGGGGTCAGTGCCTCCTTCCCAGATATTTACTGTTTCTAGAACTTGGCTATCCAAGAAATCAGGTGCAGAAAAACAGTGTCTACATCCCAGTTTTGTGAGACAAAACACAGTGAAATTACAGGCAGTTGGAAGGCTCggtcttggaagacaggccacaCAAAAGCAATATGTGAAGCACTCAAGAACATGTAAAACTCCTGGTGCTCTGGAAGTTGGAAGGTCCAAACAACAGGCTAGAGCTGGACAAGATTTGAAACTGACAAGGTGTCCCATAAATTCTCATGTTTCCAAGAGGCCCTCTGTGATGGAACTGAAAGCAAAATCAAAACCCATGTCAGAGAGACCCAATTCAAAAACAAGTGGCACAGCCAACTGGCAAATGAATGCAACAAAAGGGAAGCAGTGCATTAAAGACTTGAAGAAAGCTTCTCAGACTTATAATACAAAATCCAAAAGCACTCTCCCCAGAAACTGTACTGCAAGCACATGCATGTCCAGAGACCAAGCCAGTGTTGGCATGCTTAGGAATATGAGAGAAACAACCAAGCGAGAGCTGTTAAGGGTAAGAGAGGTTCCGGGTAATCAGGATCCCAAGACCCCAGCTCCTGAGAATCGCAA GAAGCAACTGGAGCAGTGGCTGGCATCCAAAGGGAAATCATATAAACGTCCACCCATGACACTGCCTGCTAAAAAGCCAACCAGGACGATGATGAACCTGTCCTTCTGGGAtggcatggaggaggaggaggaggagaagagaaagcAGCTCTGCGTGTCGGACAAGATCAACAGCATGTTGGCAGAGTGTCTGGAACTCGTTGAGAAG GGATTTCCTTCAGAGGAGCTCTTCACCACACTGTCCAGTGTTCCAGAGGCAGAGAAGTTTGCAAAGTTCTGGATATGTAAGGCAAAGCTGCTGGCTCGTAATGGCACCATTGACATGACTGGGTTGTATAAAGCAGCGGTCTGTGCTGGTGCTGCG cCAATCCAGGAGCTGAGAGAAGTTGTTGttgaatttttgaaaaatacaGACAATGCATCCCAAG GGGTCCCTGCAGACCCTTCTGCTGAAGTCAGCTCTCTCATAGTGGAGGATACAGCTGAACAGCCAGTGCTTCAGGGGCCCAGAACTCCTTGCCCTAGCTTGAGAGAGCAGGCTGTGGCAACTCCACAATCCAGTTTAAGGTTCTTGACTAGCAAGCCAGTCTCCTTGGTCAAGTTACAAGTTGTCCCAGTGCCCAG AATAAAGGGACTGTCTGATATGCAAGACTGGAAATTCTTAACCCCAGTGCGGCGTTCTCTGCGGATAGAGCATGCCATATCCCGCTACCCAGAGATGCTGAAGGAACATGACACTGTAGTGTCTTCCCTTGATGAAATAATGGCCATGGAGGATGTGAGCCAGTTCGTGTTTCGTAAAAATGAGGCCCTGCTGGAAGAGGAGGACCTGGAGCTTTAG
- the CKAP2L gene encoding cytoskeleton-associated protein 2-like isoform X3 — MSKYKVVQPKKDVLSKVSKCIPKNHAPAVKNTRSAGHALQHRSSNAPGSQRPKTVPPNLLGKSTGPPANLLPNKSHCVQLNRMASSSTCHQLNQVQETGKSENPGTVTDQRAVMLTQTGKDPQCGEHHSVTENLQKMVDCDKVNLPSKTTLESSENRTESGLDIKVQSRTGLNKPERKIGLVHRHTLGTAPRNNVGLKDRVTACWTSKELIQNKLAKSPPGCKIMYPQRPSSKALGSVPPSQIFTVSRTWLSKKSGAEKQCLHPSFVRQNTVKLQAVGRLGLGRQATQKQYVKHSRTCKTPGALEVGRSKQQARAGQDLKLTRCPINSHVSKRPSVMELKAKSKPMSERPNSKTSGTANWQMNATKGKQCIKDLKKASQTYNTKSKSTLPRNCTASTCMSRDQASVGMLRNMRETTKRELLRVREVPGNQDPKTPAPENRKKQLEQWLASKGKSYKRPPMTLPAKKPTRTMMNLSFWDGMEEEEEEKRKQLCVSDKINSMLAECLELVEKGFPSEELFTTLSSVPEAEKFAKFWICKAKLLARNGTIDMTGLYKAAVCAGAAPIQELREVVVEFLKNTDNASQGVPADPSAEVSSLIVEDTAEQPVLQGPRTPCPSLREQAVATPQSSLRFLTSKPVSLVKLQVVPVPRIKGLSDMQDWKFLTPVRRSLRIEHAISRYPEMLKEHDTVVSSLDEIMAMEDVSQFVFRKNEALLEEEDLEL, encoded by the exons GTTGTCCAGCCCAAGAAGGATGTTCTCTCAAAAGTGTCCAAATGCATACCGAAGAATCATGCACCTGCTGTCAAAAATACAAGAAGTGCAGGTCATGCTCTTCAGCACAGGTCCTCAAATGCCCCTGGGTCCCAGAGGCCAAAGACTGTACCTCCCAACCTTCTGGGAAAGAGTACAGGGCCACCTGCCAACCTTCTGCCAAACAAAAGCCATTGTGTGCAATTGAACAGAATGGCATCATCTTCTACCTGTCATCAGTTAAATCAAGTACAAGAGACTGGGAAATCTGAAAATCCGGGGACAGTCACAGATCAAAGGGCTGTAATGTTGACCCAGACTGGAAAAGATCCCCAGTGTGGGGAGCACCACTCAGTAACTGAGAATTTGCAAAAAATGGTAGACTGTGATAAAGTAAACCTTCCTAGTAAAACCACTCTAGAATCTTCTGAGAACAGGACAGAGTCTGGGCTGGACATCAAAGTACAATCTAGGACTGGTTTAAACAAGCCAGAGAGGAAAATAGGTTTGGTTCACAGACATACCTTGGGCACAGCTCCAAGGAACAATGTGGGTCTGAAAGACCGAGTTACTGCCTGTTGGACCAGTAAGGAACTAATTCAGAATAAACTAGCAAAATCTCCACCTGGCTGTAAAATCATGTATCCTCAAAGACCAAGCAGCAAAGCCCTGGGGTCAGTGCCTCCTTCCCAGATATTTACTGTTTCTAGAACTTGGCTATCCAAGAAATCAGGTGCAGAAAAACAGTGTCTACATCCCAGTTTTGTGAGACAAAACACAGTGAAATTACAGGCAGTTGGAAGGCTCggtcttggaagacaggccacaCAAAAGCAATATGTGAAGCACTCAAGAACATGTAAAACTCCTGGTGCTCTGGAAGTTGGAAGGTCCAAACAACAGGCTAGAGCTGGACAAGATTTGAAACTGACAAGGTGTCCCATAAATTCTCATGTTTCCAAGAGGCCCTCTGTGATGGAACTGAAAGCAAAATCAAAACCCATGTCAGAGAGACCCAATTCAAAAACAAGTGGCACAGCCAACTGGCAAATGAATGCAACAAAAGGGAAGCAGTGCATTAAAGACTTGAAGAAAGCTTCTCAGACTTATAATACAAAATCCAAAAGCACTCTCCCCAGAAACTGTACTGCAAGCACATGCATGTCCAGAGACCAAGCCAGTGTTGGCATGCTTAGGAATATGAGAGAAACAACCAAGCGAGAGCTGTTAAGGGTAAGAGAGGTTCCGGGTAATCAGGATCCCAAGACCCCAGCTCCTGAGAATCGCAA GAAGCAACTGGAGCAGTGGCTGGCATCCAAAGGGAAATCATATAAACGTCCACCCATGACACTGCCTGCTAAAAAGCCAACCAGGACGATGATGAACCTGTCCTTCTGGGAtggcatggaggaggaggaggaggagaagagaaagcAGCTCTGCGTGTCGGACAAGATCAACAGCATGTTGGCAGAGTGTCTGGAACTCGTTGAGAAG GGATTTCCTTCAGAGGAGCTCTTCACCACACTGTCCAGTGTTCCAGAGGCAGAGAAGTTTGCAAAGTTCTGGATATGTAAGGCAAAGCTGCTGGCTCGTAATGGCACCATTGACATGACTGGGTTGTATAAAGCAGCGGTCTGTGCTGGTGCTGCG cCAATCCAGGAGCTGAGAGAAGTTGTTGttgaatttttgaaaaatacaGACAATGCATCCCAAG GGGTCCCTGCAGACCCTTCTGCTGAAGTCAGCTCTCTCATAGTGGAGGATACAGCTGAACAGCCAGTGCTTCAGGGGCCCAGAACTCCTTGCCCTAGCTTGAGAGAGCAGGCTGTGGCAACTCCACAATCCAGTTTAAGGTTCTTGACTAGCAAGCCAGTCTCCTTGGTCAAGTTACAAGTTGTCCCAGTGCCCAG AATAAAGGGACTGTCTGATATGCAAGACTGGAAATTCTTAACCCCAGTGCGGCGTTCTCTGCGGATAGAGCATGCCATATCCCGCTACCCAGAGATGCTGAAGGAACATGACACTGTAGTGTCTTCCCTTGATGAAATAATGGCCATGGAGGATGTGAGCCAGTTCGTGTTTCGTAAAAATGAGGCCCTGCTGGAAGAGGAGGACCTGGAGCTTTAG